A single Symbiobacterium thermophilum IAM 14863 DNA region contains:
- a CDS encoding alpha/beta hydrolase, with the protein MPIARRSREAVYLRAGPVGCLVLHGFGGSPAEVRPLVEGLAARGITVCAPVLPGHGPDAANLGRTRLRHWIRGAEGALRELQAACAEVHVAGFSLGGLIALHLAARHPVSSVCTLAAPILAEDPGAIGARLSAYLGDPAAAMPALRSLVRLARLARRDLGRVRAPVLVLQGDRDDWIAPESGQYLAERLSSARLVVLPGRGHFLALERGREEVAVRIAQWITARSEPK; encoded by the coding sequence ATGCCGATCGCAAGGCGCAGCCGGGAGGCCGTCTACCTGCGCGCCGGCCCGGTGGGCTGCCTGGTCCTGCACGGGTTCGGCGGTTCGCCGGCTGAGGTCCGGCCGCTGGTGGAAGGCCTTGCGGCGCGCGGGATCACCGTGTGCGCACCGGTGCTGCCCGGTCACGGTCCCGACGCCGCGAACCTGGGCCGCACCCGTCTCCGGCACTGGATCCGGGGAGCCGAGGGGGCGCTGCGGGAGCTGCAGGCCGCGTGCGCCGAGGTGCACGTGGCAGGGTTTTCGCTGGGCGGGCTGATCGCGCTGCACCTGGCGGCGCGGCACCCGGTAAGCTCCGTCTGCACCCTGGCGGCGCCGATCCTGGCGGAAGATCCCGGGGCGATCGGCGCCCGGCTGTCCGCGTACCTGGGGGATCCTGCGGCCGCGATGCCGGCCCTGCGGTCCCTGGTGCGGCTGGCGCGCCTTGCGCGGCGGGATCTGGGGAGGGTCCGGGCGCCCGTCCTGGTGCTGCAGGGCGACCGGGACGACTGGATCGCGCCGGAGAGCGGTCAGTACCTGGCGGAGCGGCTGTCCTCGGCCCGGCTCGTCGTGCTGCCCGGCCGGGGCCACTTCCTGGCGCTGGAGCGCGGCCGGGAGGAGGTGGCCGTCCGGATAGCGCAGTGGATCACGGCACGCAGTGAACCAAAGTAG
- a CDS encoding biotin synthetase, giving the protein MIVVIGPILRRAAAGRTPSRREILLMLRAEDEEYRSLLEVAGRICRQKKGEEPSLRFLVDLEVSDPQRIREDVVHAWRTGCASVLLCASSGYDAVDEVAALIRDIAEETDMQVILGLGERSYEVYALWRHAGAVEYLLPHDSCNPDLFSQLHPGHSPAVRLTRGLWLKGLGYRVTGGICVGIDGETDEDLADDLEVLRNAGLTGVMVRSAGGAGDLLRVLAITRLCLPDADLWVATDDPVLQARALGCGANILVTAHPAGSDHEVPRALSHGISG; this is encoded by the coding sequence GTGATCGTTGTGATTGGGCCGATCCTGAGGCGCGCCGCAGCCGGGCGAACGCCGAGTCGCCGGGAGATCCTGCTCATGTTGCGGGCCGAGGACGAGGAGTACCGCAGTCTGCTGGAGGTGGCCGGCCGCATCTGTCGGCAGAAGAAAGGTGAAGAGCCGTCACTGCGTTTTCTCGTCGACCTGGAGGTGAGCGACCCCCAGCGGATACGGGAGGACGTGGTTCACGCTTGGAGAACAGGATGCGCGTCGGTGCTCCTCTGCGCTTCGTCGGGGTACGACGCGGTGGACGAGGTCGCTGCGCTGATCCGGGACATTGCCGAGGAGACAGACATGCAGGTCATCCTGGGCCTGGGGGAGCGGTCCTACGAGGTCTACGCACTGTGGCGGCACGCGGGCGCTGTCGAGTACCTGCTGCCCCATGACTCCTGCAACCCGGACCTCTTCTCGCAACTGCACCCGGGCCATTCGCCGGCCGTCCGGCTCACCCGGGGCCTGTGGCTGAAGGGACTGGGCTACCGCGTGACGGGGGGCATCTGCGTGGGCATCGACGGGGAGACCGATGAGGATCTGGCCGACGACCTGGAGGTGCTGCGCAACGCAGGCCTCACCGGCGTGATGGTCCGCTCCGCCGGCGGCGCCGGCGACCTGCTCAGGGTGCTCGCCATCACCCGGCTCTGCCTGCCCGACGCCGACCTCTGGGTGGCCACCGACGATCCGGTGCTGCAGGCCAGGGCCCTGGGCTGCGGCGCCAACATCCTGGTCACCGCGCACCCCGCCGGTTCGGATCACGAGGTGCCCCGGGCGCTGTCACACGGTATTTCCGGGTAG
- a CDS encoding MetQ/NlpA family ABC transporter substrate-binding protein, giving the protein MKRIAGIALVSILALGVLAGCGGAKGSPAQGEQPAQQAPAQDQGQVQGPEQTQEPVTLTVGATVTPHSEILEFIKDKAEAEGIKLDIVVFTDYVQPNLALADGSLDANYFQHVPYLEQFSADRGLDLVSVGPVHLEPLGLYALELTSLDQLPDGATVSIPDDPTNAGRALKLLADHGLIELKEGVGVKATPNDIVANPKSLKIEMLQAEFLPRSLQDVDAAVINTNYYLDAAKNLGVKANVLARESAENNPYANIVAVRRGDENRPEIKKLMELLQSEAVARFINENYDGAVVPAF; this is encoded by the coding sequence ATGAAGCGTATCGCAGGTATCGCACTGGTTTCCATCCTGGCACTGGGCGTGTTGGCCGGCTGCGGCGGCGCAAAGGGTTCCCCTGCGCAGGGGGAGCAGCCTGCGCAGCAGGCCCCGGCGCAGGACCAGGGGCAGGTGCAGGGGCCGGAGCAGACCCAGGAGCCGGTCACGCTGACGGTCGGCGCCACGGTCACGCCCCACTCCGAGATCCTCGAGTTTATCAAGGACAAAGCCGAGGCTGAGGGCATCAAGCTGGACATTGTGGTCTTCACCGACTACGTCCAGCCGAACCTGGCCCTGGCCGACGGCAGCCTGGACGCGAACTACTTCCAGCACGTGCCGTACCTGGAGCAGTTCTCCGCGGATCGCGGCCTTGACCTGGTCTCGGTCGGCCCCGTCCACCTGGAGCCCCTGGGCCTCTACGCCCTGGAGCTGACCAGCCTGGACCAGCTGCCGGACGGGGCTACGGTCTCCATCCCCGATGATCCCACCAACGCGGGCCGCGCCCTGAAGCTCCTGGCGGATCACGGGCTGATCGAGCTGAAGGAAGGGGTTGGCGTGAAGGCGACGCCCAACGACATCGTGGCGAACCCCAAGAGCCTGAAGATCGAAATGCTGCAGGCGGAGTTCCTGCCGCGCAGCCTCCAGGACGTGGATGCCGCGGTGATCAACACGAACTACTACCTGGACGCGGCGAAGAACCTGGGCGTGAAGGCGAACGTTCTGGCCCGGGAGTCGGCGGAGAACAACCCCTACGCAAACATCGTCGCCGTGCGCCGGGGCGACGAGAACCGGCCGGAGATCAAGAAGCTGATGGAGCTCCTGCAGTCCGAGGCCGTCGCCAGGTTCATCAACGAAAACTACGACGGCGCGGTGGTTCCGGCGTTCTAA
- the gpmI gene encoding 2,3-bisphosphoglycerate-independent phosphoglycerate mutase, translating to MSAYRRPVALIVLDGWGLNPDPRANAVAMARHPNFDRLMARYPHTTLTASGEAVGLLPGQMGDSNVGHLNLGAGRIVYQTLVRIWRSIQDGSFYTLPVWRPVLDRAKQPGKALHLMGLVSDGGVHSHIDHLLALIDLAKRENVERVYVHAFLDGRDVPPQSALPYLERVEAKLKETGIGAIATISGRYYAMDRDKRWDRTEKAFLAITQGIGHTAGSVAEAVERAYARGETDEFVQPTVIEGVDGRVREGDGVIFFNFRPDRARQLVRALHETAFDGFKRPEGYRPVELVTMTQYDQTFTDIPVAFGPQFVDVPMGQVVAEAGLRQLRIAETEKYAHVTYFFNGGEERVFPGEERVLVPSPKVATYDLKPEMSAYEVAREAVKWIEEDRTDFIVLNFANPDMVGHTGVLEAAIRAVEAVDECLGQVVDALLAKGGAAVIIADHGNCDQMVDYETGAPHTNHTLNPVPCILVDDQRLDAKLKPGVLANVAPTLLEIIGLPKPPQMDADSLLVSNAEGA from the coding sequence ATGTCCGCCTATCGCAGACCCGTGGCCCTGATCGTGCTTGACGGATGGGGGCTGAACCCCGATCCCCGGGCCAACGCGGTGGCCATGGCCCGACATCCGAACTTCGACCGCCTGATGGCGCGCTACCCGCACACGACCCTGACGGCTTCCGGCGAGGCGGTGGGCCTCCTCCCCGGCCAGATGGGCGACTCCAATGTCGGCCACCTGAACCTGGGGGCCGGTCGCATCGTGTATCAGACCCTTGTTCGCATCTGGCGTTCGATCCAGGACGGTTCGTTCTACACCCTGCCCGTGTGGCGCCCGGTCCTCGACCGCGCGAAGCAGCCGGGCAAGGCGCTGCACCTGATGGGGCTCGTCTCGGACGGCGGGGTCCACAGCCACATCGACCATCTGCTGGCCCTGATTGACCTGGCCAAGCGGGAGAACGTGGAGCGGGTGTACGTCCACGCGTTCCTGGACGGGCGTGACGTTCCGCCCCAGTCCGCCCTTCCCTACCTGGAGCGGGTCGAGGCCAAGCTGAAGGAGACCGGAATCGGGGCGATCGCCACCATCTCGGGGCGGTACTACGCCATGGACCGGGACAAGCGTTGGGATCGCACGGAGAAGGCGTTCCTGGCCATCACCCAGGGGATCGGCCACACGGCGGGGTCGGTCGCGGAGGCGGTGGAACGGGCGTACGCCCGCGGGGAGACCGACGAGTTCGTGCAGCCCACGGTGATCGAAGGGGTGGACGGGCGCGTCCGGGAAGGCGACGGGGTCATCTTCTTCAACTTCCGGCCGGACCGGGCGCGGCAGTTGGTGCGGGCCCTGCATGAGACCGCCTTTGACGGGTTCAAGCGGCCCGAGGGCTACCGGCCGGTCGAGCTGGTGACCATGACCCAGTACGACCAGACCTTCACCGACATCCCCGTGGCCTTCGGCCCGCAGTTCGTCGACGTGCCCATGGGCCAGGTGGTGGCGGAGGCAGGGCTCCGGCAGCTGCGCATCGCCGAGACGGAGAAGTACGCGCACGTCACGTACTTCTTCAACGGGGGCGAGGAGCGGGTCTTCCCCGGCGAGGAGCGGGTGCTGGTCCCGTCGCCGAAGGTGGCAACCTATGATCTGAAGCCGGAGATGTCGGCCTATGAGGTGGCCCGCGAGGCGGTGAAGTGGATCGAGGAGGACCGCACCGACTTCATCGTGCTCAACTTCGCCAATCCCGACATGGTCGGGCACACCGGCGTCCTGGAGGCGGCGATCCGGGCGGTGGAGGCGGTGGACGAGTGCCTCGGCCAGGTGGTGGACGCCCTGCTGGCCAAGGGCGGGGCGGCGGTCATCATCGCGGACCACGGCAACTGCGACCAGATGGTCGACTATGAGACCGGGGCGCCGCACACCAACCACACGCTGAACCCGGTCCCCTGCATCCTGGTGGACGACCAGCGGCTGGACGCGAAGCTGAAGCCCGGCGTTCTGGCCAACGTCGCGCCGACGCTGCTGGAGATCATCGGCCTGCCCAAACCGCCGCAGATGGATGCGGATTCCCTGTTGGTGAGCAACGCGGAAGGAGCCTGA
- a CDS encoding NAD/NADP-dependent octopine/nopaline dehydrogenase family protein — protein MLRYCVIGAGHGGLAMAGHLGVMGFPVSLWARNPQTLEPIEAVGGVFLEGEVEGFGPVQVAYSLEAALEGADAVLVVLPASAHREIAMRCAPYLRDGQRILLLPGRTAGAIEFRHSLREAGCTADVIVGEAQTFLYASRKTGPFQARIHGIKRQVPAAALPASRTGELLEAIKPAFPQFMPARWVWKTSLDNVGAIFHPGVALLNAGRIESTGGAFRHYVDGITPSVAALLEQLDRERVAVARALGVGALTAREWLAEAYGVERPTLYEAIQATRAYADVGAPAQLHHRYIWEDVPTGLVPIASLGAACGVSTPVADALIQIANGIFGVDFRAMGRTVERLGMAGWGPARITQYALEGDVVDVA, from the coding sequence GTGCTGCGATACTGCGTGATCGGAGCCGGCCACGGCGGGCTCGCCATGGCCGGTCACCTGGGCGTGATGGGGTTCCCCGTGTCGCTCTGGGCCCGCAATCCCCAGACCCTGGAGCCGATTGAGGCCGTCGGAGGCGTGTTCCTGGAGGGCGAGGTCGAGGGGTTCGGTCCCGTGCAGGTCGCGTACAGCCTGGAGGCAGCCCTGGAGGGGGCGGATGCGGTGCTGGTCGTGCTGCCCGCCTCGGCCCACCGCGAAATCGCGATGCGGTGCGCGCCGTACCTGAGGGACGGGCAGCGGATCCTGCTGCTCCCCGGCCGCACCGCGGGAGCCATCGAGTTCCGGCATTCGCTGCGGGAGGCCGGGTGCACGGCCGACGTCATCGTCGGCGAGGCGCAGACGTTTCTGTATGCCAGTCGCAAGACGGGGCCGTTTCAGGCCCGCATCCACGGTATCAAGCGCCAGGTGCCGGCGGCCGCGCTGCCGGCGTCGCGCACCGGCGAGCTGCTGGAGGCGATCAAGCCCGCCTTTCCCCAGTTCATGCCGGCCCGCTGGGTCTGGAAGACCTCACTGGACAACGTGGGGGCCATCTTCCATCCGGGCGTCGCGCTCCTGAATGCCGGGCGTATCGAGTCCACCGGCGGGGCCTTCCGCCATTACGTGGACGGCATCACGCCGTCGGTGGCGGCGCTCCTGGAGCAGCTGGACCGGGAGCGGGTGGCGGTTGCCCGGGCGTTGGGGGTTGGGGCGCTGACGGCCCGGGAATGGCTCGCGGAGGCCTACGGGGTGGAGCGACCCACCCTGTACGAGGCGATCCAGGCCACCCGGGCGTACGCCGACGTCGGGGCGCCCGCACAGCTTCACCATCGGTACATCTGGGAGGACGTTCCGACCGGCCTGGTGCCCATCGCCTCGCTGGGTGCCGCCTGCGGGGTGTCGACGCCGGTCGCCGACGCGCTGATCCAGATCGCCAACGGGATCTTCGGCGTCGATTTCCGGGCGATGGGCCGCACTGTGGAACGGCTGGGCATGGCGGGATGGGGGCCCGCGCGGATCACGCAGTACGCCTTGGAAGGGGATGTGGTGGATGTTGCCTAA
- a CDS encoding methionine ABC transporter permease, producing the protein MAEPGTALKAAWAAFYADLGRMMLEATKETLYMVGVAGLFTVLLGLPLGVLLVITARDGLWEKPALNRILGVLVNIGRSTPFVILMVAVSPLTRAIVGKSIGTTAAIVPLVVAAVPFMGRVVEQALHEVGPGKIEAALAMGSSNWQVVTKVLLAEARPSLVRGTALMLVNLVGYSAMAGAIGGGGLGDVAVKWGYNRFQMDVMYVSLVILVIMVQVVQWIGDSLANRFSHK; encoded by the coding sequence ATGGCTGAGCCGGGAACGGCGCTGAAGGCCGCCTGGGCGGCGTTTTACGCTGACCTGGGGCGGATGATGCTGGAGGCCACCAAGGAGACCCTCTACATGGTGGGCGTCGCCGGTCTGTTCACGGTCCTGCTGGGTCTGCCCCTGGGCGTGCTGCTGGTGATCACCGCCCGGGACGGTCTGTGGGAGAAGCCGGCGCTGAACCGCATCCTCGGCGTGCTGGTCAACATCGGCCGCTCGACGCCGTTCGTGATCCTGATGGTCGCGGTCAGCCCGCTCACCCGGGCGATCGTCGGCAAGTCCATCGGCACCACGGCGGCCATCGTCCCGCTGGTGGTCGCCGCCGTTCCCTTCATGGGGCGGGTGGTGGAGCAGGCGCTCCACGAGGTGGGCCCCGGCAAGATCGAGGCCGCACTGGCCATGGGCTCCTCCAACTGGCAGGTGGTGACCAAAGTGCTCCTGGCCGAGGCCCGGCCCTCGCTGGTGCGGGGCACGGCCCTGATGCTGGTCAACCTCGTCGGCTACTCGGCCATGGCCGGCGCCATCGGCGGCGGCGGTCTGGGCGACGTCGCCGTCAAGTGGGGATACAACCGGTTCCAGATGGACGTGATGTACGTCAGCCTGGTGATCCTTGTCATCATGGTGCAGGTCGTGCAATGGATCGGCGACAGCCTGGCCAACAGGTTTTCGCATAAATAG
- a CDS encoding methionine ABC transporter ATP-binding protein codes for MIELKGLTKVFRQNGQEIVALSDVNLHVPRGQIFGILGQSGAGKSTLIRCVNLLERPTAGEVWVDGREITRLSPGELRAARREMGMIFQQFNLFDSRTVFGNVAYPLEVAGWPRARIRERVEELLALVGLADKAGAYPNQLSGGQKQRVGIARALAPGPKLLLSDEATSALDPDTTRSVLALLREINRRLGLTILLITHQMEVVKQVCDSVAILEEGKVVEQGGVLELIGRPGSRLRELFYESTEEAAHRIHPDGVRVLLFFVGASADRPLISETVRRFRVDANILQGAVERIAGATVGRLLVEFTGLPEDIQDALRFLEEQGASPEVIPNG; via the coding sequence GTGATCGAGCTCAAGGGCCTCACCAAGGTGTTCAGACAAAACGGGCAGGAGATCGTGGCCCTGAGCGACGTCAACCTGCACGTGCCGCGGGGCCAGATCTTCGGCATCCTCGGCCAGAGCGGCGCCGGCAAGTCCACCCTCATCCGCTGCGTCAACCTGCTGGAACGCCCCACCGCGGGTGAGGTCTGGGTGGACGGTCGGGAGATCACCCGCCTGTCCCCCGGGGAACTGAGGGCGGCCCGGCGGGAGATGGGCATGATCTTCCAGCAGTTCAACCTGTTCGACTCCCGCACCGTCTTCGGCAACGTCGCCTATCCGCTGGAGGTGGCCGGCTGGCCCCGGGCGCGCATCCGGGAGCGGGTGGAGGAGCTGCTTGCCCTGGTGGGGCTCGCGGACAAGGCCGGGGCGTATCCGAACCAGCTATCGGGCGGCCAGAAGCAGCGGGTCGGCATCGCCCGGGCGCTGGCGCCGGGGCCCAAACTCCTCCTCTCCGACGAGGCCACGTCGGCGCTGGACCCCGATACCACCCGGTCCGTGCTGGCGCTGCTGCGGGAGATCAACCGGCGGCTCGGGCTGACCATCCTGCTGATCACCCATCAGATGGAGGTCGTCAAGCAGGTCTGCGACTCGGTGGCCATCCTGGAGGAAGGCAAGGTGGTCGAGCAAGGCGGTGTGCTGGAGCTGATCGGCCGGCCCGGCTCGCGGCTGCGGGAGCTGTTCTACGAATCCACGGAGGAGGCTGCCCACAGGATCCACCCCGACGGGGTGCGTGTGTTGCTCTTCTTCGTCGGCGCCTCCGCCGACCGGCCGCTGATCAGCGAGACGGTCCGCCGGTTCCGGGTGGACGCCAACATCCTGCAGGGGGCGGTCGAGCGGATCGCCGGGGCGACCGTGGGCCGGTTGCTCGTGGAGTTCACCGGCCTGCCCGAGGACATTCAGGACGCCCTGCGCTTCCTGGAGGAGCAGGGGGCCTCGCCGGAGGTGATACCAAATGGCTGA
- the secG gene encoding preprotein translocase subunit SecG, which translates to MTTFVLVLHTLFALGLISTVLLQSGKSAGLSGSIAGAGEQIFGKKKGLDEILNRFSMAFATLFVLTSVLMLFLEARG; encoded by the coding sequence ATGACGACGTTCGTGCTGGTTCTGCACACCCTGTTTGCCCTGGGCCTGATCTCCACCGTGCTGCTGCAGTCCGGGAAGAGCGCCGGGCTGTCGGGCTCCATCGCCGGCGCGGGCGAGCAGATCTTCGGCAAGAAGAAGGGCCTGGACGAGATCCTCAACCGCTTCAGCATGGCCTTTGCCACCCTCTTCGTGCTGACGTCCGTGCTCATGCTGTTCCTGGAGGCGCGCGGCTAG
- the eno gene encoding phosphopyruvate hydratase, whose amino-acid sequence MTTIVNVHAREVLDSRGNPTVEVEVILASGTTGRAIVPSGASTGQFEAVELRDGDKQRYLGKGVLTAVRNVNEVIAEAVVGMDATEQVEVDQAMLALDGTPNKSKLGANAILGVSLATARAAAAELGIPLYRHVGGLTARTLPVPMMNIINGGKHADNNVDMQEFMIFPAGAPSFAESLRMGTEVFHALKSVLKSKGYNTAVGDEGGFAPDLKSNEEAILVILEAIEKAGYKPGQDVFLCMDVASSELFQDGKYVLAGEGNKVLSTEQLIDLWDSWTRQYPIVSIEDGVAEDEWEAWVELTRRIGDRVQLVGDDFFVTNTERLARGIGMNAANAILVKVNQIGTLTETLEAVALAHRNGYSSVMSHRSGETEDTTIADLAVALNCGQIKTGAPSRTDRVAKYNQLLRIEEELGDAAIFAGTSVIRGRKQG is encoded by the coding sequence ATGACGACGATTGTGAATGTGCACGCGCGCGAGGTTCTGGATTCCCGGGGCAATCCGACGGTGGAGGTGGAGGTGATCCTCGCCTCCGGCACCACCGGCAGGGCCATCGTGCCCTCCGGCGCTTCGACCGGCCAGTTCGAGGCCGTGGAGCTGCGTGACGGCGACAAGCAGCGCTACCTGGGCAAGGGTGTGCTGACCGCCGTGCGCAACGTCAACGAGGTGATCGCCGAGGCGGTGGTGGGCATGGACGCCACCGAGCAGGTGGAGGTCGACCAGGCGATGCTCGCGCTGGACGGCACGCCCAACAAGAGCAAGCTGGGCGCCAATGCCATCCTCGGGGTGTCGCTGGCCACCGCCCGGGCCGCCGCGGCGGAACTGGGCATCCCGCTCTACCGCCACGTGGGCGGCCTCACCGCCCGCACGCTGCCGGTGCCGATGATGAACATCATCAACGGCGGCAAGCATGCGGATAACAACGTGGACATGCAGGAGTTCATGATCTTCCCCGCCGGCGCCCCCTCCTTCGCGGAGTCGCTGCGCATGGGCACTGAGGTATTCCACGCGCTGAAGTCGGTGCTGAAGAGCAAGGGGTACAACACGGCCGTCGGCGACGAGGGCGGCTTCGCCCCGGACCTGAAGTCCAACGAGGAGGCCATCCTGGTCATTCTGGAGGCCATCGAGAAGGCCGGCTACAAGCCCGGGCAGGATGTCTTCCTGTGCATGGACGTGGCCTCCAGCGAGCTGTTCCAGGACGGCAAGTACGTGCTGGCCGGCGAGGGGAACAAGGTTCTCTCCACCGAGCAGCTGATCGACCTGTGGGACAGCTGGACCCGCCAGTACCCGATCGTCTCGATCGAAGACGGCGTCGCCGAGGACGAATGGGAGGCCTGGGTCGAGCTCACCCGCCGGATCGGCGACCGGGTGCAGCTGGTGGGCGACGACTTCTTCGTCACCAACACCGAGCGGCTCGCCCGGGGCATCGGGATGAACGCCGCCAATGCGATCCTGGTCAAGGTCAACCAGATCGGCACCCTGACCGAGACGCTGGAGGCCGTGGCCCTGGCGCACCGGAACGGGTACTCGTCCGTGATGTCGCACCGGTCCGGCGAGACCGAGGACACGACCATCGCCGACCTGGCGGTGGCGCTGAACTGCGGCCAGATCAAGACCGGCGCGCCGTCCCGCACCGACCGGGTGGCCAAGTACAACCAGCTGCTGCGCATCGAGGAGGAGCTGGGGGACGCGGCGATCTTCGCCGGGACTTCGGTCATCCGCGGCCGGAAGCAGGGTTGA